DNA sequence from the Halobacterium sp. DL1 genome:
GGGACGTCGAGCAGGTCGAACAGCTCCCGCGTGGTTTCGTGGATGGTCTCGGTGAGCCGCTGGGTGCGGGCGTCGAGGCGTGCGGCCTCGAGGTGGTCGCCCGCCTCGCGGGCGTCCGCGAGTTGCTCCTCGTACTCCTCGCGCTGGTCGCGGCGCTCTTCGATCTCCTCGTCCTTGAGTTCGGTGACCCCGCCGTCCCAGACGAAGACGGGCGTCAGGTCGTGCTCGAAGAACTTCGGGAGGCCCTGCACGACGCCGACGAGATTCGCCACTTCGGTGCCAGCGGCGGTCGTGTAGACATCGTCGCTGGTCCACTGCACCGTCGTCGTGAGGTACTTGTACAGCCAGTTGTGCACGTCGACGGCCACCACGCTCCCCTCCACGTCCGCGAAGGGAACCTCCTCGATGGCCGCGAGCTGACGGAGGTCGGCGTTACCCATTACGCGTGCTTGGTTCCCCCCGTGCTTGAAGCTTCAGTCACGACCCGAGCGCGCCCGCGATCAAGAGCAGGGAGATGCCAACCGAGGTGACTCCCATGCCGAACCCGCGCCACTGACGGCGCTCGCCGACTGCCTCGGCGTACCGCGGCGGCAGACGCGTTCGGACGAACCCGGGCGCGAGCATCGCTGGGGCGCCGATGAGGAGGTGGAGCGCGGCGAGCACGTACAGGAGGAGTGAGAGTGTGGACACGGGTGAGTCAGACGCTGGTGATCAACAGCAGGCCGATGCCGGCGGAGACGAGGCCCGCGGCGCGCCACTGCTGGTCGTTGCCGCCGATACCCGGGAACACCCTCCGGAGGGCGGCTTCGACTCTGGTCGGTACGAACACGGTGGCCGCGCCGACGACAACGCAGAGCGACCCGACAGCCAGCGCGACGAGCGAAACGGGAGACACGCGGAGGAGTTGGCTGGCCACCGTGAAAAGTCACCCGTCGACTCTCGCGGGCGGCGACGCGCCGCGCTTCCGGTCGAGGAACGCGACTTCCGCGTCAGAGAGGTCCCGCTCGCGGTAGCGGTCGAGGCCCGACTGGTAGGTCGCCCCGCGGTCCGCGCAGGGGCGTTCGAGGACGAGTTCCGCGATGCCCGTCTCCTCGCTGGTGAACCCGAACCCGGCCCTGTACAGCGCCTCGTATGCGAACGGGTTGTTCACGGCGATTCGCACGCGGTCGTACTCGTCGCGGAGGTGGTCGGTCGCGAACGCGCAGAGCCGGGGGCCGACACCGTCACCACGTCTGTCCTCGTGGACAGTGACGTACCGGAGCCACGCCGTTCCGGAGTCGGTGCGGTCCTCGTTGAACGAGACGGCCGCCACGACGTCCTCCAGTGGGTCGTCCAT
Encoded proteins:
- a CDS encoding acetyltransferase, with protein sequence MRYAVLGGPEDGPTLRLDWRAFSYAGKFVMSNTGKAIAYQGVPLADRESWPPAAREMDDPLEDVVAAVSFNEDRTDSGTAWLRYVTVHEDRRGDGVGPRLCAFATDHLRDEYDRVRIAVNNPFAYEALYRAGFGFTSEETGIAELVLERPCADRGATYQSGLDRYRERDLSDAEVAFLDRKRGASPPARVDG